In Solanum lycopersicum chromosome 5, SLM_r2.1, the following are encoded in one genomic region:
- the LOC101251980 gene encoding xylan glycosyltransferase MUCI21 isoform X1: protein MKITVMKKRASNSTTMLMGLILFVLMIIVLRQNQYFFNSRSRDSFIISTPHAISRHNYNHEVEKSKSIINCNRSHYSYDICSINGPTIFDPFKSTFYDMGSTNKNETNIIVEKIKPYPRKWENFTMGQINEFTLTKGPIGPNCLIHHKAQALVFSLGGYTGNFFHDINDGFIPLFITINSLFPNQDLVLVISKLEDWWVHKYKDLLQSFSKHPIIDIDKEINITHCFPSVTIGLMSHGFMNIDPKLTPTSKTLIDFHKFLATTYGQGQLQLQLPQSQHRPRLVLASRGGSIGRLVLNQDEVRLVAEQIGFEVILFEPSKTTSLHESFGLIHSSHAMIGVHGAALTHALFLRPSSIFIQIVPIGAEGVSDICFGKLAREMKLVYEEYKIKVEESSLMEKFGKGDNLVLKNPKALQEKGWSQEIMDIYLREQNINLDLNRFKKMYLEKAYQNAKLFMSING from the exons ATGAAGATTACTGTGATGAAGAAAAGAGCTTCAAATTCAACAACAATGTTGATGGGACTTATACTCTTCGTCTTGATGATTATAGTGTTGAggcaaaatcaatatttttttaactcgAGATCTCGTGATTCTTTTATTATCTCAACTCCTCATGCAATCAGTCGTCATAATTATAACCATGAAG tAGAAAAATCAAAGTCAATAATCAATTGCAATAGGTCTCATTATTCCTATGATATTTGCTCAATCAATGGGCCAACAATTTTTGACCCATTTAAGTCAACATTTTATGACATGGGCTCAACCAATAAGAATGAGACAAATATTATAGTTGAAAAGATTAAGCCCTATCCAAGAAAATGGGAGAATTTCACAATGGGCCAAATCAATGAATTCACTCTTACTAAAGGCCCAATAGGCCCAAATTGCTTGATCCATCATAAAGCCCAAGCACTTGTATTCAGTTTGGGAGGGTACACTGGTAATTTCTTCCATGATATTAATGATGGATTTATTCCCCTTTTTATTACCATTAATTCTTTGTTTCCTAATCAAGATTTAGTCTTGGTAATCTCCAAATTAGAAGATTGGTGGGTCCACAAATACAAGGATTTGTTACAAAGCTTTAGTAAACATCCAATTATTGATATTGACAAGGAGATTAATATCACTCATTGTTTCCCTAGTGTCACAATTGGACTCATGTCACATGGTTTCATGAATATTGACCCAAAATTAACACCAACCTCAAAAACCCTAATagattttcataaatttctaGCTACCACGTATGGTCAGGGTCAGCTTCAGCTTCAGCTACCTCAGTCTCAACATAGGCCTCGACTTGTCCTAGCAAGTCGTGGTGGTAGCATAGGGCGTCTAGTACTGAACCAGGATGAAGTAAGATTGGTGGCAGAACAGATTGGTTTTGAGGTGATACTATTTGAGCCGAGCAAAACAACATCATTGCATGAGTCATTTGGATTGATACATTCAAGCCATGCAATGATAGGAGTGCATGGAGCAGCGCTAACACATGCATTATTTTTACGACCTAGTTCAATATTCATACAAATTGTTCCTATTGGAGCAGAAGGTGTATCTGATATTTGTTTTGGAAAATTAGCAAGGGAAATGAAGTTGGTTTATGAggaatacaaaattaaagttgaagaaAGTAGCTTAATGGAAAAATTTGGAAAAGGAGATAATTTAGTGTTGAAAAATCCAAAGGCTCTTCAAGAAAAAGGTTGGTCTCAAGAGATTATGGATATTTATCTTAgagaacaaaatataaatttggatttaaatagatttaaaaaaatgtacttAGAGAAAGCATATCAAAATGCAAAATTATTTATGTCTATTAATGGTTAG
- the LOC101251980 gene encoding xylan glycosyltransferase MUCI21 isoform X2 produces MKITVMKKRASNSTTMLMGLILFVLMIIVLRQNQYFFNSRSRDSFIISTPHAISRHNYNHEEKSKSIINCNRSHYSYDICSINGPTIFDPFKSTFYDMGSTNKNETNIIVEKIKPYPRKWENFTMGQINEFTLTKGPIGPNCLIHHKAQALVFSLGGYTGNFFHDINDGFIPLFITINSLFPNQDLVLVISKLEDWWVHKYKDLLQSFSKHPIIDIDKEINITHCFPSVTIGLMSHGFMNIDPKLTPTSKTLIDFHKFLATTYGQGQLQLQLPQSQHRPRLVLASRGGSIGRLVLNQDEVRLVAEQIGFEVILFEPSKTTSLHESFGLIHSSHAMIGVHGAALTHALFLRPSSIFIQIVPIGAEGVSDICFGKLAREMKLVYEEYKIKVEESSLMEKFGKGDNLVLKNPKALQEKGWSQEIMDIYLREQNINLDLNRFKKMYLEKAYQNAKLFMSING; encoded by the exons ATGAAGATTACTGTGATGAAGAAAAGAGCTTCAAATTCAACAACAATGTTGATGGGACTTATACTCTTCGTCTTGATGATTATAGTGTTGAggcaaaatcaatatttttttaactcgAGATCTCGTGATTCTTTTATTATCTCAACTCCTCATGCAATCAGTCGTCATAATTATAACCATGAAG AAAAATCAAAGTCAATAATCAATTGCAATAGGTCTCATTATTCCTATGATATTTGCTCAATCAATGGGCCAACAATTTTTGACCCATTTAAGTCAACATTTTATGACATGGGCTCAACCAATAAGAATGAGACAAATATTATAGTTGAAAAGATTAAGCCCTATCCAAGAAAATGGGAGAATTTCACAATGGGCCAAATCAATGAATTCACTCTTACTAAAGGCCCAATAGGCCCAAATTGCTTGATCCATCATAAAGCCCAAGCACTTGTATTCAGTTTGGGAGGGTACACTGGTAATTTCTTCCATGATATTAATGATGGATTTATTCCCCTTTTTATTACCATTAATTCTTTGTTTCCTAATCAAGATTTAGTCTTGGTAATCTCCAAATTAGAAGATTGGTGGGTCCACAAATACAAGGATTTGTTACAAAGCTTTAGTAAACATCCAATTATTGATATTGACAAGGAGATTAATATCACTCATTGTTTCCCTAGTGTCACAATTGGACTCATGTCACATGGTTTCATGAATATTGACCCAAAATTAACACCAACCTCAAAAACCCTAATagattttcataaatttctaGCTACCACGTATGGTCAGGGTCAGCTTCAGCTTCAGCTACCTCAGTCTCAACATAGGCCTCGACTTGTCCTAGCAAGTCGTGGTGGTAGCATAGGGCGTCTAGTACTGAACCAGGATGAAGTAAGATTGGTGGCAGAACAGATTGGTTTTGAGGTGATACTATTTGAGCCGAGCAAAACAACATCATTGCATGAGTCATTTGGATTGATACATTCAAGCCATGCAATGATAGGAGTGCATGGAGCAGCGCTAACACATGCATTATTTTTACGACCTAGTTCAATATTCATACAAATTGTTCCTATTGGAGCAGAAGGTGTATCTGATATTTGTTTTGGAAAATTAGCAAGGGAAATGAAGTTGGTTTATGAggaatacaaaattaaagttgaagaaAGTAGCTTAATGGAAAAATTTGGAAAAGGAGATAATTTAGTGTTGAAAAATCCAAAGGCTCTTCAAGAAAAAGGTTGGTCTCAAGAGATTATGGATATTTATCTTAgagaacaaaatataaatttggatttaaatagatttaaaaaaatgtacttAGAGAAAGCATATCAAAATGCAAAATTATTTATGTCTATTAATGGTTAG
- the LOC101265026 gene encoding zeatin O-glucosyltransferase-like: protein MASNSNSNVVVIMVPFPEYGHQIPLLRLSQLISSYNIPVHYMSVGARNHELKQRQQQQQHPNIQFHDLSITSKENDEENYMPYLESLLQIREPLSAICHSNNDKRVIVIHDAIMQFVVETVYTMSHVKVYFFHAVSAFTTYSMLQQIKENNEDDSLFTSLQGYIPSIESCFKPGMEELTKMLRDCKFKRGEILNSCRETEGRYIDELCKQSATPFWGLGPFNPVNIVRNSDKTHRCIDWLDKQPVNSVIFVSFGTANSFSIEQIHEIAIGLERSEQRFIWVLRGKDKKGEKVGDSIEKMDLPNGFEQSVENRGIIAREWVPQLEILAHRSTGGYLFHSGWNSFLESASMGVPMATWPLNSDNPYNDVLITKVLKVGLVVRDWVNKNELIKHEIIESGVRTLMDSAEGKEMRNRAIELSRAIKKSVGDGGSQKKQMDTFIAHITQDD from the coding sequence ATGGCATCCAACTCCAACTCTAATGTGGTTGTTATTATGGTGCCCTTCCCTGAATATGGACACCAAATCCCTCTTCTTCGTCTTTCGCAACTCATTTCTTCGTACAATATACCCGTTCATTACATGAGTGTCGGTGCACGAAATCATGAACTgaaacaacgacaacaacaacaacaacatcccAACATACAATTCCATGATCTTTCAATAACATCGAAAGAAAACGACGAAGAAAACTACATGCCTTACTTGGAATCGCTGTTGCAAATTAGAGAGCCTCTATCCGCAATTTGCCATAGCAACAATGACAAAAGAGTGATCGTTATCCATGACGCTATAATGCAATTTGTTGTCGAAACTGTGTATACAATGTCACACGTTAAAGTCTACTTTTTCCACGCTGTATCCGCTTTCACTACTTACTCGATGCTCCAACAAATCAAAGAGAATAACGAAGATGATTCATTGTTTACGAGTTTGCAAGGTTATATCCCGTCTATTGAGAGCTGTTTCAAGCCTGGAATGGAGGAGCTAACGAAAATGCTACGCGATTGTAAGTTCAAACGTGGAGAAATTCTGAATAGTTGTAGAGAAACTGAAGGGCGTTATATTGATGAACTCTGTAAACAGAGTGCTACTCCATTTTGGGGGCTCGGTCCGTTTAATCCTGTTAACATCGTTCGAAACTCTGATAAAACTCATAGATGCATCGATTGGCTCGATAAACAGCCTGTTAATTCTGTTATATTTGTTTCGTTTGGAACTGCAAACAGTTTCTCGATCGAACAGATTCATGAGATTGCAATTGGTTTAGAGAGATCAGAACAACGATTCATTTGGGTTTTACGAGGAAAAGATAAGAAAGGGGAAAAAGTTGGTGATAGTATTGAAAAGATGGATCTACCAAATGGATTCGAACAAAGTGTAGAAAACAGAGGAATCATCGCGAGAGAATGGGTACCTCAGTTGGAAATTCTGGCTCATCGTTCTACGGGTGGCTACCTTTTTCATTCGGGATGGAACTCGTTTCTTGAGAGCGCGAGTATGGGTGTGCCAATGGCAACTTGGCCATTGAATTCGGATAATCCGTACAATGACGTGCTGATAACGAAGGTGTTGAAAGTTGGTTTAGTCGTGAGGGATTGGGTGAATAAGAATGAATTaatcaaacatgaaataatTGAATCTGGTGTGAGAACTTTGATGGATTCCGCGGaaggaaaagagatgaggaaCAGAGCAATTGAGCTGAGCAGAGCTATTAAGAAGTCCGTTGGAGATGGTGGATCGCAGAAGAAGCAGATGGATACATTCATTGCTCATATTACACAAGATGATTAG
- the LOC101252283 gene encoding uncharacterized protein At5g01610 translates to MEKALTKVGSVKVGSFWLTKKAKAEFNNISQDINSISNTVEEKAKWIFNKLKGTPMKSLTDLLRERNLPLGLFPQNITSYELDESKSKLTVHLPSPCEITFKDGSVIRYATRVKCILLRDKLIGIEGMKTKVLVWVKITNVSVEGNRSEKVSFTAGVKKSRPREAYDIPRDAVAVKEF, encoded by the exons atggaGAAAGCTTTAACTAAAGTTGGGAGTGTTAAAGTTGGAAGCTTTTGGCTAACCAAGAAAGCTAAGGCAGAATTCAACAACATATCTCAAGACATCAAT AGCATCTCAAATACTGTTGAAGAGAAGGCGAAATGGATCTTTAACAAGCTAAAAG GAACGCCTATGAAGAGTTTGACAGATCTTCTTAGAGAACGCAATCTCCCACTAGGCCTTTTCCCCCAGAACATAACAAGTTATGAATTAGACGAGTCCAAATCAAAGCTAACCGTTCACCTTCCCTCCCCATGTGAGATAACCTTCAAGGATGGCTCTGTGATTAGGTATGCTACGAGGGTGAAATGCATTTTACTAAGAGACAAGCTTATTGGAATAGAAGGAATGAAGACTAAAGTCTTAGTATGGGTGAAAATCACAAATGTGTCTGTTGAAGGCAACAGGTCAGAGAAGGTTTCGTTTACTGCTGGAGTAAAGAAATCAAGGCCAAGAGAAGCTTATGACATTCCTCGCGATGCAGTTGCAGTAAAAGAGTTTTGA
- the LOC101252584 gene encoding protein RETARDED ROOT GROWTH, mitochondrial gives MGRWRAANFVARIVAKSRSIQDTPQNPFLKIRKFSSVSVPKPIQFLNFRSFSASPATYPQYVDDFEYKPYKIDNTQSLESEDDDGIGKIPVKAYFLCTSIDLKRMQAEIPRDVLPSSSRSPNHIALRFFNLLPTNTLLRFGGNTNGCSYMVVFQYGSVVLFNVEDHEAEYYLQIVRRFASGLLREMKKDDYAVKEKPLLVEDMQGGADHIVLKNLDTDSIRIISSVLGQSIALDYFVSQVDGMVEEFAGINREMEKTGTFTMTRKKLFQLVGKANSNIADVILKVGIFERSEIAWRDAKYAQILEYLREEYEVSQRFGNLNFKLKFVEHNIHFLQEVLQNRKSDLLEWCIIVLLVVENAVCIYEIIRESSVIPV, from the exons ATGGGGAGATGGAGAGCTGCTAACTTTGTAGCTCGTATTGTTGCTAAATCTAGATCAATTCAAGACACCCCTCAAAACCCATTTCTAAAAATCCGCAAATTTTCATCTGTTTCAGTACCCAAACCGATTCAATTCTTGAATTTCAGGTCTTTTTCTGCTTCCCCAGCTACATATCCACAATATGTGGATGATTTTGAGTATAAACCTTATAAGATTGATAATACACAATCTTTGGAGTCCGAAGATGATGATGGAATCGGGAAAATTCCTGTCAAAGCCTACTTCCTTTGCACGAG TATTGATTTGAAGCGCATGCAAGCTGAAATTCCAAGAGATGTTCTTCCGTCATCCTCCCGTTCACCCAATCATATTGCCCTCAGATTTTTCAATCTTCTACCAACAAATACT CTCCTTAGATTTGGAGGAAACACAAATGGTTGCAGTTATATGGTTGTATTCCAGTATGGTTCAGTTGTCCTGTTCAATGTGGAGGATCATGAAGCTGAGTACTACTTGCAAATTGTGAGAAGATTTGCATCTGGGCTGCTACGTGAAATGAAAAAAGATG ACTATGCTGTAAAAGAGAAGCCATTGCTAGTTGAGGATATGCAGGGAGGCGCAGATCACATAGTTCTGAAAAATTTGGACACAGATAGTATTCGTATAATAAGCAGTGTGCTTGGCCAAAGTATTGCCCTTGATTACTTTGTCTCACAG GTTGATGGTATGGTTGAAGAGTTTGCTGGGATAAATCGTGAAATGGAGAAAACAGGGACTTTCACAATGACAAGGAAGAAATTGTTCCAACTTgtgggcaaggctaactcaaataTAGCTGATGTAATTTTGAAAGTAGGTATCTTTGAAAG ATCTGAAATTGCTTGGAGAGATGCAAAGTATGCTCAGATACTGGAGTACCTTCGGGAGGAATACGAGGTTTCACAACGTTTTGGGAACCTCAACTTCAAACTAAAGTTTGTCGAG CATAACATTCACTTTCTTCAGGAAGTTCTTCAAAACAGAAAATCGGATCTACTAGAATGGTGCATCATCGTTTTGTTGGTTGTTGAGAACGCGGTATGTATATATGAGATTATCCGGGAGTCAAGTGTTATCCCTGTGTAA